The following are from one region of the Marinomonas sp. CT5 genome:
- the ltnD gene encoding L-threonate dehydrogenase, with translation MTIKAKSVGVIGLGSMGMGAAKSCINAGLDVYGFDLNPLALEELTLAGAKAVSNSAVDFAEQLDAVLILVVNAKQVNAVLFESGLAAALKPQTAIMVSATISAEDAKAIEQKLSEQHLLMLDAPVSGGAAKAATGDMTIMASGSSEAFTKLQPVLDATAAKVYRVGEEIGLGATVKIIHQLLAGVHIAAGAEAMALAARANIPLDLMYDVVTNAAGNSWMFENRMKHVVDGDYSPKSMVDIFVKDLNLVADTAKELKFPLPLSSTALNMFLSASNAGFGQEDDSAVIKIFDGIHLPGVEK, from the coding sequence ATGACGATCAAAGCAAAATCTGTCGGCGTGATTGGATTAGGCTCTATGGGTATGGGAGCCGCCAAATCCTGTATCAATGCGGGTCTGGATGTTTACGGTTTTGACTTAAACCCTTTAGCATTAGAGGAACTTACTCTTGCTGGCGCCAAAGCGGTTTCGAACAGCGCTGTAGACTTTGCTGAGCAACTCGATGCTGTCTTGATACTTGTCGTAAACGCGAAACAAGTTAATGCCGTACTATTCGAGAGCGGCTTAGCTGCCGCATTGAAACCACAAACAGCCATCATGGTATCTGCCACCATTTCTGCTGAAGATGCCAAAGCCATTGAACAAAAACTCTCTGAACAGCATTTATTAATGCTAGACGCACCGGTATCTGGCGGTGCGGCAAAAGCCGCAACCGGTGACATGACGATCATGGCTTCTGGATCGTCTGAAGCCTTTACGAAACTACAACCCGTTTTAGATGCAACCGCAGCGAAAGTCTACAGAGTAGGGGAAGAAATTGGTCTTGGCGCGACGGTTAAAATCATCCATCAATTACTTGCGGGCGTTCATATCGCCGCCGGTGCAGAAGCCATGGCGCTTGCTGCTCGCGCAAACATTCCACTAGATCTTATGTATGACGTCGTAACCAACGCCGCAGGCAACTCTTGGATGTTTGAAAACCGCATGAAACATGTCGTCGATGGAGACTATTCACCGAAATCTATGGTGGACATTTTTGTGAAAGACTTAAACCTTGTGGCTGATACTGCCAAAGAATTGAAGTTCCCTCTTCCTCTGTCTAGTACCGCTTTAAATATGTTCCTTTCTGCTAGTAATGCAGGTTTTGGCCAAGAAGATGACAGCGCGGTGATTAAAATCTTTGATGGCATCCATTTACCAGGCGTGGAGAAATAA